One region of Cuculus canorus isolate bCucCan1 chromosome 6, bCucCan1.pri, whole genome shotgun sequence genomic DNA includes:
- the FTCD gene encoding formimidoyltransferase-cyclodeaminase — MAKLVECVPNFSEGNNKEVIDAIGQAISQTPGCVLLDVDAGASTNRTVYTFVGSPEAVVEGALSAARVAGQLIDMSRHTGEHPRMGALDVCPFVPVMNVSMEECVTCAHVFGQRLAAELGVPVYLYGEAVQEESRKALPAIRAGEYEALPEKLAKPEWAPDFGPPTFVPRWGATVTGARTFLIAYNINLLCTKELAHRIALNIREQGRGTNQPGRLKKVQGIGWYLEEENIAQVSTNLLDFETTPLHAVYEEVCRDAEALNLPVVGSQLVGLVPKKAMLDTAEFYIKKEKLFILEEEQKIRLVVSRLGLDSLSPFHPRERIIEYLVQAGEVDGGLVAKPLGAFVRAVGGRSAAPGGGSVSAAAASLGAALGCMVGLMSYGKRQFEDLDPIMRKLIPPFYQAMEELVTMIDADSRAFSSYMEAMKLPKSTPEERERRMAAMQQGLKTAVSVPYALAEKVSGLWPTLKELACHCNLACKSDIQVGAKMLEAAVFGAYFNVMINLKDIMDEKFKLVMSQKISGLLEEAKKGSALVLELLEKRAA, encoded by the exons ATGGCCAAGCTGGTGGAGTGTGTTCCTAACTTCTCAGAGGGGAATAACAAGGAG GTAATTGATGCGATAGGGCAGGCCATCTCCCAGACACCAGGCTGTGTGCTGCTGGATGTGGATGCTGGTGCCTCCACCAACCGCACTGTCTATACCTTCGTGGGGTCCCCCGAGGCTGTTGTTGAAGGGGCACTGAGTGCAGCCCGCGTGGCTGGGCAGCTCATTGACATGAGCCGGCACACAG GTGAACACCCTCGGATGGGAGCCCTGGATGTCTGCCCCTTCGTACCAGTGATGAACGTCAGCATGGAGGAGTGTGTCACCTGTGCCCATGTTTTCGGGCAGCGtttggctgcagagctgggggtcCCTG TTTACCTGTATGGAGAGGCAGtgcaggaggagagcaggaaagCCCTGCCCGCCATCCGTGCTGGGGAGTATGAGGCACTCCCCGAGAAG CTTGCAAAACCGGAGTGGGCTCCTGATTTTGGGCCCCCAACCTTTGTGCCCCGGTGGGGGGCCACGGTGACGGGTGCCCGGACCTTCCTTATTGCATACAACATCAACCTGCTGTGCACCAAGGAGCTGGCTCACCGCATCGCCCTCAACATCCGCGAGCAGGGACGCGGCACCAACCAG CCTGGGCGCTTGAAGAAGGTGCAGGGCATCGGCTGGTATTTGGAGGAAGAGAATATAGCCCAGGTTTCGACAAACCTGCTGGACTTTGAGACCACGCCGCTCCATGCTGTCTATGAGGAGGTCTGCCGAGACGCAGAG GCACTGAACCTCCCTGTGGTGGGGTCACAGCTGGTAGGGCTAGTCCCCAAGAAGGCCATGCTGGACACAGCTGAGTTTtacatcaagaaagaaaaactcttcATCCTGGAGGAGGAACAGAAGATCAGGCTG GTGGTGAGCCGGCTAGGCCTGGATTCTCTGTCTCCATTTCACCCCCGGGAGCGCATCATCGA GTACCTGGTGCAGGCAGGAGAGGTGGATGGGGGGCTGGTGGCCAAGCCACTGGGTGCCTTCGTGCGAGCAGTCGGAGGGAGGTCAGCAGCGCCAGGAGGAGGCTCTGTGTCCGCAGCTGCAGCGTCCCTG GGAGCGGCTCTGGGCTGCATGGTGGGGCTGATGAGTTATGGGAAGCGGCAGTTCGAGGACCTGGACCCCATAATGAGGAAGCTGATTCCCCCATTCTACCAAGCCATGGAAGAGCTGGTGACAATGATTGATGCCGACTCCCGTGCTTTCAGCAGCTACATG GAAGCTATGAAGCTGCCAAAAAGCACCCCTGAAGAACGGGAGAG ACGCATGGCTGCCATGCAACAGGGGCTGAAGACAGCTGTGAGTGTGCCCTATGCCCTGGCAGAGAAAGTGAGCGGGCTGTGGCCCACTCTAAAGGAGCTGGCATGCCACTGCAACCTGGCCTGCAAATCCGACATCCAG GTGGGAGCCAAAATGCTGGAAGCAGCTGTGTTTGGAGCTTACTTCAATGTCATGATCAACCTCAAAGACATAATGGATGAGAAGTTCAAGCTTGTG ATGTCGCAGAAGATCTCTGGGCTACTGGAGGAGGCGAAGAAAGGCTCAGCACTTGTGCTGGAACTGCTGGAGAAACGGGCAGCCTGA